TTGCTGCTTGGTCTGCAAAggttactattattattaatattattatttattattattattattattattattattagtagtagtagtagtagtagtagtagtagtagttattgttgttttagtagtagtagtagcagtagaaGACTGATGCTACAGGTCTTGTTATAATTAAAGCCGAATTTGCTATGGCTTAAAATGGAGTGAACATGTATTGATGtgtctgtatatttatttgcaataaATTTGGCAGTTGTGGATTTTTAGAGTATTAAAGGTATGTGTGACAATGTGACTTGTTTCACTGATATGATCAGAGGGTCTAACTGACATCAATTCAACATCATATGGGGAAGGAGGACAGCAGCTGAACAGAGGAGTGGTAggtatttttgtaatgtattaATGGTAACTGATTACTTATACAATATGGAACATTCTCCtttatatttttagaataaTGACACTTACTTGATTGAAATTTAATTCATTGATCAAGTTGGTGGTCACCATGTTCTTCTGCCCCATTAGTCTGCTACATTAGTTTGCCACATTAGATAAGCAAAGAAAAATACCATTCCAAAGATAAATCTTTccacagacaaacagaacatttgtttatttgatgtcTCACCCAAGAGGCATTCTTTGGATGAATGTGGTGGGGAACAGGTGAGGGGCCGAGCTGTGTGGGCCACTCCGTCCACACTGAGAGGCTCCCCTAGGGGCCTCaacctgcacacactgcaccttAAAGGAGCTGCTGAAACCACAGTAAAAATCCTCCTCCAGCGCAAACACCAGAGAGGTAAGCTCCACTCATTCAAAGAGGACTGGACAGATTAGTTGATGTAATTGAGATTCTTGTTAATGATGATTACAAAAGTCTAGTCAAAGATTTGCAatttaatataacataatataacagTCCCTTACAGAAGGAGTTTTATCCATAATATTTTCTCAGGGAGCATTATATGGTCTTTGATTTATAATTGTTTGTCTAAGCTTGTGTGTACAGTGGAAAGACCTACTCCCATGGTGACATGTGGCACCCTGTGCTGGGGAAAGTTCTGGAGTGCATCATATGCACCTGCAAAGATGGCCTTCAGGAGTGCAGACGCATCACATGTCCCAACCAGTACCCATGCAAACATCCCATGAAGATAGAGGGGAAATGCTGTAAGATTTGTCCAGGTAGAATAATTTACCTTCACACTGAAATCAGGATCAATTGACTGGATGTATTACTGAATATTCCTGGGtgattaaaatgttgaaaaagtatgtgtattaatttttttgtttgtttgttttcttttgcttaaacagaaattaaaactGAAAGCAATAGGACAGAGTGTTATCTAGGACAAGACAACAACAATCTTTTGGTATATAAGGTTGAACCGTCATCTGCTGTTAACACAGAGGACATGGTGCGAACAATTGCTATTGAGAGAAAAGGAGCCACAGAGCTTGAAGTGCAAGTATGGAAAACAATAGAAGGTAATGCATATCAAGTCCTACCAAATGTTAAAGCACTTATAAATGTACATCCAAGGTTTAGATTGATTTGCATGTCCTGAGTTGATTCAGTTAGTCTTTAAGCACAAAAtgtagtaaaataaaataattaaaatataatgggctggtaaacaaacacaaccaaataCAATGAAGGTCAAAGATAAATGGCATTTCCATCTAAGAATTACtgagtaaaaatgtaattatgaaataattaattataaatttCAGTTTTACAGTTCTGAATTTTCAATTTGCCTAATTGTGATGGACTTTAATAGAGACTGCCAGTAAAAGCAGAAATTGTACTGTAATCAGGTGGAAATAACCAGTTTGTAATATTTCTAGGGGTACTACATTTGATGGAAACAGgcgatgttaaaaaaaaagacctcatAGAACATCCAGAGAATTATGTTCTACTCACCACATTAGATGAGGGTGAGCTTTTCATCAGTTTGCTTTTCATCTGTTGTTCTTCAATATGGCTGACTGAAAAGCTGTTGTCATTTTAAGTATATTAAACAATTTCAATCTTATGTCATAAGTCATGAATATTGGATAAAGATACAGATAAAGTTCCTTTGAAAGATGAAGAATAGCTTCTTTTGGAATAAAGGTTTGTAAACTAGAAAATGTTGGAAACGTACAGGAAAGTGAAAGGCACAAGTTGCTGCAGGTAGGTTTGTTACAGACGACAAAGCAGAGGAAATTTGGGGAATTTTCTTTGTTCATAGTGATCACTTTGCCAGGCAATCTTTTCGTGATATTTTGCACTGCATAGCTTTGACATGCAGTCATTGTTGGCTgtattgtttcatttgaaaaatgtcatttctttAATGCATTTATAGAATAGTAGTTCAATGTTGTATTCCCATTtttataaacacagacacttgGAGAAGGTtcaatgaggaggaggaggacaaagagaaagattTCAACAGGAGCAGGACATGTGAAGATGGCATTAAGGAGGTAGTGAAGTACTTAAACCCTGAGCAACTGGACACTCTCTGTGCCTCTTAGTTTGTGTCCTCTCAGTTCCGCAAGTCTTCAAACACCTTTTATTATCAGAATGCACACAATGTGCTGTAGTACAAACCAAACGCTGGATAGTTCTCTTGTTTATTACTAGGAGTCAGTTCAGTACAACTTTGCCGTCTCTTGTAGCTTTTATAGAAGCCTTTGACTGTAGTGAAGCCAGTTCTGTGGACCTCTGAAAATGCAGAGTAATTAAGAGGGAAAGTAAACATATACGAATGCCTTGGTTGTAGGTGTGCCAGGGTTAAAGCAGagctgaagcaaaaaaaaaaaaaaaagggtttaaaGAATtcctttttattaaattaaaacgTGACTTTAGCAAGCGACCACTGTATTTGTACAGTATATAAGAGAAAGCTTAAGGTAGACAGCTTATTGGCCAGGATACTTTTATAAAGTTGATGCAGGCCTCATTTTTATTGTGTCATTAGTCATGTATCTATTAAATATATACCATGAAAAATAACTATTTATTGTAAATGGGAAAGTAACACAAATTTGCCTAAAATTAATGTTTCCTTCATATGCACAATAGTTTGGTTTTTGAATGTggatacataaaatatatgcacataaGAACAATTTAATGTCATTATATATCAGTATCAATTTCTAATGAAatgcaaacctttttttgttgtatgtTATCCTTTCTCTCTGTACATGGAAGTAATGAATGAATCTGGTGAGATTTGTGGCTTTTATTTGCTGTGCCTTGGTAGACCTGAGCTACAGCATTatagtttgttttttcaagGGTTGTGATGTTCTAACAGAACGGGGCCAACAATACAGCACTGTTAATTTGATATAAATGTAGGGCAGAATTTTCCACTAACAAACTGGAAAAGCTAGAATGGTCTTGTCAAGACAAATTTAGTATGATTTACAAGTAATTTCAAACTGATTTAAATCAAACTGctgcaaaacatatttttatttactgtattcaGTTTTCATCTTAATGTTTCATctcaacaaaacagaacaagatATTGTAACACAAGAATTAGCCACCTGTTCTAACATATCACAGTACAGAGAATTTAATGGCAGAGCAAATTACATGATTTCAATAGCTTTGTCATCAGATACGCTGAAGATTGTTGGTTAATGTAGATGTTGTTCCATAGCCAAGCTGAGTTTCAGAGAGAACAAGCCTGTAAGTTGCTTGTCAACAGTCTTGTTCAGGTCACCAGATGTAGGATAATCCACTTTTGTTTGGGGGCCATGCTAATCACAGTCAACTGGCCACCAAACAGACTGGTGAAGTTTAAAGAGTTGTGTCTAATATCCCTTCCCGTCTTTTTCCTCTGAACCCAAAAAGCCCACTTTTGCTCCAATCCTGACCACAATGAGTCGTTGTGTTAGACTCACACAGTGCCAGACAGTACTGCTCATCTCTCACTGAAGGCctgacaaaatattttgaaacagAAGCCCCTCAGTTACAGACCTTAATAATCACACAATGAAACTGTGAATTATATCTGCTGGCTGTTGGATCTGACAGTTTCTGGCAATTTGTTCCTCTGAGTAGCTCTAAGGGAGACAGAGAATTTTGTGCTCCTATTTATTCTtgggtggggggagagggatTCTGTGCATGTGACAATGCACTGTGTTTGTTAATTTGCAAAtcattgaggaaaaaaaacctttccttAATTTTATACCTTAATGATTAGACATGAAAGAATGACCTGTACCGGTATGTTTATTGTGAGAGAGCCTGAAACATTCTGCCTCACAAGAGAGTTCAAACCTTGCTGTTGGAACACAAACTTGATTTTAAACATTGCCATCTTTGGCATGAGCATGGTTCCTTCGTTGTTGGGATGGAGGTTTTAAATTCCCTCTAAATAGCATTTGGCCAATTTTGCTATGCATGCTTAGTCTTGGCTCTGGCAGTTTGAACAGCTGGGGGCAGTCATTGGGTATAAATCAAGTGGAGGGGTCAGTTCACTGTATAAGCATGCCCACACAGCCTTGCTGCCCATTGTTAAAGCCTCAGTTTTCTTAGAGAGAAAACATATTGGTTGCACCTTGACATCTGAGTACATACATAGCTTTAGGGTGGAAATATGTTCCatgtttcacaaatatttaAGGCTGATTAGCCATTGTGTGTAACAGTTTTCTCTGAGTTATTTAAGGTCaggtaaaacaacaaaatcaggTTGCATGGGAATATACAGGGCCGTATATGGATAATGAAGGTGGGTAAACTGTGAATTAGTAAAATCTCTGGCCCTGAGCTTCTGCAGTTCATGGTGTCTCAGAAACCGAAGCACTGCAAATCAATCAGATAGCCTTCTGACTCAAAGGGTGCTAAACTGAGTTAAGGTAATTAAGTCAGAGACATGTTTGCTTTCATAGCTGATTAAGG
This is a stretch of genomic DNA from Electrophorus electricus isolate fEleEle1 chromosome 6, fEleEle1.pri, whole genome shotgun sequence. It encodes these proteins:
- the chrdl2 gene encoding chordin-like protein 2 isoform X1, whose amino-acid sequence is MEKRLWFPVGGAFDKLFKHYTSFHRRLIAAVAVSEKKVTQDNCDPDFFFFFINLKRMTYLKNIFILVTLRWVVSCETEAIQSKKTPAVFCTFKEKTYNPGDSWHPYLEPFGFMFCMQCTCTESGHVKCNTIKCPVLRCENPVTDSQQCCPRCADEHRTPAGLRAPIKTCRHNGTLYQTGETFTNHELFQSRQSNQCVMCTCSNGNIFCALKTCQPITCSSPVPVPDSCCLVCKEGLTDINSTSYGEGGQQLNRGVRHSLDECGGEQVRGRAVWATPSTLRGSPRGLNLHTLHLKGAAETTVKILLQRKHQRACVYSGKTYSHGDMWHPVLGKVLECIICTCKDGLQECRRITCPNQYPCKHPMKIEGKCCKICPEIKTESNRTECYLGQDNNNLLVYKVEPSSAVNTEDMVRTIAIERKGATELEVQVWKTIEGVLHLMETGDVKKKDLIEHPENYVLLTTLDEDTWRRFNEEEEDKEKDFNRSRTCEDGIKEVVKYLNPEQLDTLCAS
- the chrdl2 gene encoding chordin-like protein 2 isoform X2, which encodes MEKRLWFPVGGAFDKLFKHYTSFHRRLIAAVAVSEKKVTQDNCDPDFFFFFINLKRMTYLKNIFILVTLRWVVSCETEAIQSKKTPAVFCTFKEKTYNPGDSWHPYLEPFGFMFCMQCTCTESGHVKCNTIKCPVLRCENPVTDSQQCCPRCADEHRTPAGLRAPIKTCRHNGTLYQTGETFTNHELFQSRQSNQCVMCTCSNGNIFCALKTCQPITCSSPVPVPDSCCLVCKEGLTDINSTSYGEGGQQLNRGVVRGRAVWATPSTLRGSPRGLNLHTLHLKGAAETTVKILLQRKHQRACVYSGKTYSHGDMWHPVLGKVLECIICTCKDGLQECRRITCPNQYPCKHPMKIEGKCCKICPEIKTESNRTECYLGQDNNNLLVYKVEPSSAVNTEDMVRTIAIERKGATELEVQVWKTIEGVLHLMETGDVKKKDLIEHPENYVLLTTLDEDTWRRFNEEEEDKEKDFNRSRTCEDGIKEVVKYLNPEQLDTLCAS